The nucleotide sequence TTGATATGGCTCTATTTTTTGCACTGAGGACGAACCAGCCTTCTCTATTGGTTCTGGACGCTTTCTTCTCTACAAAAACAGTTTTTAACCGAGCCAAAACGATATACTCATTGACTCTTCAGCAGCCTTTGGTGGAAATTATTGTCCGGGCAAAAAAGAATTATGTCGCTTATTTTCAAGCAGATCCAAAAGACTATAAGGGATCAGGTTGCTACGCAAAATACGGTGAAAAAGTTCATCTGATGGAGATTTTTGACCATCAGAGTTGTTTTGCTACAGTTGAAGCACGTATCTACAATAAGGTTGAAACGATCAAGCTGTATCATCTTGATTTACTGTGGCAGCCTTTGCGCACCACTCTTCGTTTTGTTTTTGCCGAAACATCTCATGGTCGTATTGTGCTTATGTGTAGCAACGTATCACAGGACCCACTGGCAGCAATTGAACTGTACTGCCTTAGGGTACGAATTGAAACCATGTTCGATATGCTTAAAAATGTTATCCATGCATTTCAGTGTCATTTCTGGTCAAAAGGGATGCCAAAACACTCCAGAAAACCCAGAAGAAACAGCGAACTCATTACTCCGAAACCGAAAAACCTACAAGCCATTCAACGATGCTGGGATGCGACAGAAGGGTTTGTGAATATTGGTGCAATCACCTTGGGATTGCTCCAGTTGGTCGCAACGCTGTTCTCCACGGAGATTTGGCATCAGTATGAAGGGTTCCTCAAGACACGTTCACGGGAAATACCTTCTGAACGAACAACGAAAAATGTTCTTGCCGGTTTGCTTATGCGTGATTTTCTCAATGTCGCTCCCAGTGCAATAATGCGAAAAATCCGCTCCACGATTTTGAAGGGTAAAATTGAGGATAAGATTTTTCGAGATTCAAACGTGTGGACCAGGAAAGCAGCATAACCCAACGCAAATACTAAAGGCAGCTTTAATTGATCATAAACCGTTGAGAACTTACGACTGTAGAGTTTTTAAAAGGAACCCTGTGTAAACAGTTCGTCACGAGTGCCCAACAGATGGGATTTTTGAAATATTTGTTTTGAAAAAACAAGAAAGATCATTTATTATTTTTAGGTTATTGTGATGGCATATTGCTCACAAAAAATGTTTATTTCTAGAGGAACTGTGAATTCTTCCCATAAAAGGCGGTTTGATGAAGACTAAAAATGCCCGGCACTATACCCGGGTTGATTTCCAACGAGATGTACACCTTTATTTCGACGGAAAAAAATATATACACCATACCGTCAACAATCTCAGTTTGGGCGGGCTGTACGTTAAGGGGGCATTTGAGCAGCAACAAGGCGATACCTGTACAGTGGAACTCAGCAACCCTGATAATAATCAGTTAGGGATTGAACTGCGTGCCCGTTGCTCTGTTGCCAGGGTGGATGACGATGGTATTGCCCTTGAGTTTACCTCAATGGGTCACGAAAGTTTTCTTTTTCTTCAGACGACCTTACTCTACGAAGCTGAGGACCCCATGCAGTTGGGGGCAGAATTCGTCAAGGCGATCTCTTTTGAGCTGGAGCCAGATGAAGATGATGAAAATGCTGGAGAGTGATCTTGCTAAAAAAAAACGTCCTGTGCGTACTTCGGACTATTTTTTGGTGATAATCGCCATTGCATCACCGTAGCTGAAAAAGCGATAGCCCCGCTCCACAGCCTCCTCATACGCCTTGAAAAGGCGTTCCTTTCCCGCTAATGCGGCAACCATAAACAGCAATGAGGACTTGGGAAGATGAAAATTAGTGATAAGGTTGTCCACTATTTTAAATCGGTAACCTGGGTAAATATACAGACCGCAGAGCTCTTCAATCGCTCGCAACCTTCCCATCTTATCAGCATATCCGGCAGCAAATTCTAACGTCCTTGCGGTGGTCGTACCTACGGCCCATATCTTGCCGCCGTTTTCCCTGGTTGTATTTATCGCCTCAGCTGTTTCTTCAGGAACACGAATCAATTCTTTATGCAAGGTATGGTCGCGAATATCCTCACAGCGCACAGGGGCAAACGTCCCATACCCCACATGCAGAGTAACCTCTGCAAAGCCTATTCCGGCATCTCTTAACTTCTTTATGAATGGATTGCTGAGATGTAAGCCTGCGGTTGGCGCAGCAACCGAACCGATATGGCGAGCATACTTTGTCTGATAGCGTAGCGCATCTTCCTGAGTGCTGCCTTCAGGTCGCTTGATATAAGGCGGTAGCGGAATTTCTCCATGTTGCTCCAGAAGCTGTTCAAGATCGGCATGGGCTGGGGAGAAGAGTCTGACTTCTGCCTTGCCGTCAGGGAGCAGGGCCTCTACCCTTGCTTGCAAGGTATCGGAAAAATGGAGAACGCTCCCCAACTTAGGGCGTTTGGAGCTTTTTATCAAGGCTTGGGTTGTTGTCTGGCAGATACCGTCCTCCTCCTTCACATAAACAGGAAACTGAAGAAGAAGCATTTCGACCTTGCCGCTGGTCTCCTTACGTCCGAATAAACGGGCCGGAAAGACCTTGGTGTTATTCACCACCAACAGATCACCAGGGCCGAGCAACTCGTAAAGCGTCTCGAACTGGGTATGCCGTCTGCTGTTATCCAGACAATCCAGGACCAGCAGGCGTGATAGGTCTCTCTGCTTTGCAGGTTGTTGAGCTATCTGTTCTTCCGGTAAAGGATAATCATAGGAGGAGAGACGGTAGATCTCCTGCACGGCATTTTCTGCCATCTCATTACATTCAGACATATCAGACATAGTCTTTGCTTGTACGGTCAAGATGTCTTTTGGTCGTTGCATACCAAGGACGGTAAGGTTTTGAAATATGCGTTGGAATATCAGCGAGAGGTTACGGGAGAAGCTGGGTGGTACCCTGCTGATTGCAGAATACGTCGAAGAAATCCACTGCCGTCACTATGGTTGATCCCCGCCCCGTAAAGGGCGGGTACTGTCGGTTATCTTGCTGCAAACTTAATTAAACTGCCATACGCTGTTACGGACCGGAGTAGCCTGGCGGACTGGCCATTGCGATTGCGGTGACCATTGCCGTTGCATATGTTGCGCCGGTGCCTTATCCATGATTACCAAGTCAATAACAGTCGGTTGATTGGGCTGAATTCGTACTTCACGGATAACAGAGGTGTCT is from Candidatus Electrothrix sp. GW3-4 and encodes:
- a CDS encoding PilZ domain-containing protein; translation: MKTKNARHYTRVDFQRDVHLYFDGKKYIHHTVNNLSLGGLYVKGAFEQQQGDTCTVELSNPDNNQLGIELRARCSVARVDDDGIALEFTSMGHESFLFLQTTLLYEAEDPMQLGAEFVKAISFELEPDEDDENAGE
- the queA gene encoding tRNA preQ1(34) S-adenosylmethionine ribosyltransferase-isomerase QueA, with amino-acid sequence MSDMSECNEMAENAVQEIYRLSSYDYPLPEEQIAQQPAKQRDLSRLLVLDCLDNSRRHTQFETLYELLGPGDLLVVNNTKVFPARLFGRKETSGKVEMLLLQFPVYVKEEDGICQTTTQALIKSSKRPKLGSVLHFSDTLQARVEALLPDGKAEVRLFSPAHADLEQLLEQHGEIPLPPYIKRPEGSTQEDALRYQTKYARHIGSVAAPTAGLHLSNPFIKKLRDAGIGFAEVTLHVGYGTFAPVRCEDIRDHTLHKELIRVPEETAEAINTTRENGGKIWAVGTTTARTLEFAAGYADKMGRLRAIEELCGLYIYPGYRFKIVDNLITNFHLPKSSLLFMVAALAGKERLFKAYEEAVERGYRFFSYGDAMAIITKK